Proteins encoded together in one Balaenoptera ricei isolate mBalRic1 chromosome 2, mBalRic1.hap2, whole genome shotgun sequence window:
- the KLHL25 gene encoding kelch-like protein 25 has product MSVSVHETRKSRSSMGSMNITLFHKASHPDCVLAHLNTLRKHRMFTDVTLWAGDRAFPCHRAVLAASSRYFEAMFSHGLRESRDDTVNFQENLHPEVLELLLDFAYSSRIVINEENAESLLEAGDMLQFHDVRDAAAEFLEKNLFPSNCLGMMLLSDAHQCRRLYEFSWRMCLVHFEAVRQSEDFNSLSKDTLLDLISSDELEAEDERVVFEAVLQWVRHDLERRKAHLPELLRSVRLALLPSDCLKEAVSGEALLMADERTRLIVDEALRCKARILENDGVVTSPCARPRRAGHTLLILGGQTFMCDKIYQVDHKAKEIIPKADLPSPRKEFSASAIGCKVYVTGGRGSENGVSKDVWVYNTVHEEWSKAAPMLIARFGHGSAELENCLYVVGGHTSLAGVFPASPSVSLKQVEKYDPEANKWTMVAPLRDGVSNAAVVSAKLKLFVFGGTSIHRDMVSKVQCYDPAENRWTIKAECPQPWRYTAAAVLGSQIFIMGGDTEFTAASAYRFDCETNQWTRIGDMTAKRMSCHALASGNKLYVVGGYFGTQRCKTLDCYDPTSDTWNCITTVPYSLIPTAFVSTWKHLPA; this is encoded by the coding sequence ATGTCGGTCAGCGTCCATGAGACCCGCAAGTCGCGGAGCAGCATGGGCTCCATGAATATCACGCTGTTCCACAAGGCCTCGCACCCCGACTGCGTGCTGGCGCACCTCAACACGCTGCGCAAGCACCGCATGTTCACGGACGTCACGCTCTGGGCCGGCGACCGCGCCTTCCCCTGCCACCGCGCCGTGCTCGCCGCCTCCAGCCGCTACTTCGAGGCCATGTTCAGCCACGGCCTGCGGGAGAGCCGCGACGACACGGTCAACTTCCAGGAGAACCTGCACCCCGAGGTGCTGGAGCTGCTGCTGGACTTCGCCTACTCGTCCCGCATCGTCATCAACGAGGAGAACGCCGAGTCGCTGCTCGAGGCGGGCGACATGCTGCAGTTCCACGACGTGCGCGACGCGGCCGCCGAGTTCCTGGAGAAGAACCTGTTCCCGTCCAACTGCCTGGGCATGATGCTGCTGTCGGACGCCCACCAGTGCCGGCGGCTCTACGAGTTCTCGTGGCGCATGTGCCTGGTGCACTTCGAGGCCGTGCGGCAGAGCGAGGACTTCAACAGCCTGTCCAAGGATACCCTGCTGGACCTCATCTCGAGTGATGAGCTGGAGGCCGAGGACGAGCGCGTGGTCTTCGAGGCCGTCCTGCAGTGGGTCAGGCACGACCTGGAGCGGCGCAAGGCCCACCTGCCTGAGCTGCTGCGCAGCGTGCGGCTGGCCCTGCTGCCGTCCGACTGCCTGAAGGAGGCCGTGTCGGGCGAGGCCCTGCTCATGGCCGACGAGCGCACGCGGCTCATCGTGGACGAGGCGCTGCGCTGCAAGGCCCGCATCCTAGAGAACGACGGCGTGGTCACCAGCCCCTGCGCCCGGCCGCGCAGGGCCGGGCACACGCTGCTCATCCTCGGGGGCCAGACCTTCATGTGTGACAAGATCTACCAGGTGGACCACAAGGCCAAGGAGATCATCCCCAAGGCGGACCTGCCCAGCCCCCGCAAGGAGTTCAGTGCCTCGGCCATCGGCTGCAAAGTCTACGTGACCGGGGGCCGGGGCTCCGAGAACGGCGTCTCCAAGGACGTGTGGGTGTACAACACCGTCCACGAGGAGTGGTCCAAGGCGGCGCCTATGCTCATCGCCCGTTTCGGCCACGGCTCGGCCGAGCTGGAGAACTGCCTCTACGTGGTCGGGGGGCACACGTCCCTGGCTGGCGTCTTCCCGGCCTCGCCGTCTGTCTCCCTGAAGCAGGTGGAGAAGTACGACCCCGAGGCTAACAAGTGGACGATGGTGGCCCCGCTGAGGGATGGCGTCAGCAATGCCGCGGTcgtgagcgccaagctgaagctCTTTGTCTTCGGGGGGACCAGCATCCACCGGGACATGGTGTCCAAAGTCCAGTGCTACGACCCCGCAGAGAACCGGTGGACGATCAAGGCCGAGTGTCCCCAGCCTTGGCGGTACACCGCTGCCGCTGTCCTGGGCAGCCAGATCTTCATCATGGGAGGCGACACGGAGTTCACAGCCGCCTCGGCCTACCGCTTTGACTGCGAGACCAACCAGTGGACGCGGATCGGGGACATGACTGCCAAGCGCATGTCCTGCCACGCCCTGGCCTCGGGCAACAAGCTCTACGTGGTGGGGGGCTACTTCGGGACCCAGCGGTGTAAGACCCTGGACTGCTATGACCCCACCTCAGACACGTGGAACTGCATCACCACCGTGCCGTACTCGCTCATCCCCACGGCCTTCGTCAGCACCTGGAAGCACCTGCCCGCATGA